One Rhodoferax ferrireducens T118 DNA segment encodes these proteins:
- a CDS encoding patatin-like phospholipase family protein translates to MPIESVSQHQANRACAATRSLHFENVVFAGGGNRCFWQAGFWSVAAVALKLAPSGVVAVSAGSAIACALFAGTFEACFTGYKRAVAENVHNLYLRNLLREQPIFPHGDIYRDAILGSIDEQALSRLHQGPKISVLISYPPPWACAHMAMLLGMLAYGLKACNKDAVHSLTGQRVGFRPLFISVQECVTPGDLADLIIASSCVPPLTPQARRNGIALLDGSLVSNVPIEGVANNAGETLVLLTRHFDKLPSIPGRTYVQPSQPVPVGAWDYTNDTAVQCAFDLGRRDGDAFCAAAGA, encoded by the coding sequence GTGCCGATTGAATCTGTCAGTCAACACCAAGCGAACCGAGCTTGTGCGGCAACAAGATCCCTGCATTTTGAAAACGTTGTTTTCGCGGGTGGCGGCAATCGCTGTTTCTGGCAGGCCGGGTTCTGGTCGGTCGCGGCGGTGGCGTTGAAATTGGCGCCTTCCGGGGTGGTGGCGGTCAGCGCGGGTTCGGCGATTGCCTGCGCGCTGTTTGCGGGCACCTTCGAGGCGTGCTTTACGGGCTACAAGCGGGCGGTTGCCGAGAATGTCCACAATCTCTATTTGCGCAATTTGTTGCGGGAGCAACCGATATTTCCGCATGGCGACATCTACCGCGACGCCATACTCGGCAGCATCGACGAGCAGGCGCTATCACGTTTGCACCAGGGGCCGAAGATCAGCGTCCTCATTTCGTACCCACCGCCCTGGGCCTGCGCGCACATGGCGATGTTGCTGGGAATGCTGGCTTACGGCCTCAAGGCATGCAACAAGGATGCGGTTCACTCTTTGACGGGGCAGCGCGTCGGTTTCCGGCCGCTGTTTATTTCGGTGCAAGAGTGTGTCACACCCGGCGACCTGGCCGACCTGATCATTGCTTCCTCCTGCGTGCCCCCCCTGACACCCCAGGCCAGGCGCAACGGCATCGCGCTATTGGATGGGAGCCTGGTGAGCAACGTGCCGATTGAAGGGGTGGCAAACAACGCGGGTGAAACGCTGGTGCTGCTGACCCGGCACTTCGACAAGTTACCCTCAATTCCCGGGCGTACCTATGTGCAGCCATCGCAGCCGGTTCCGGTCGGTGCCTGGGACTACACCAACGACACCGCCGTACAGTGCGCGTTTGATCTTGGGCGGCGCGATGGTGATGCGTTTTGTGCCGCGGCCGGAGCCTGA
- a CDS encoding diguanylate cyclase domain-containing protein, producing the protein MLAREEKIKNTDEPLARLDGGADPLIAGAPSLTLARYAVAAVLIGAVASMMALGVLLPEASVRTVGPLLLFLIAALAWYPLSRGKIKTAVCVLTFGVWAVMTGIAVFAGGVRAPVVIIYPVLILMSGWLLNARVAMLLTAMTVLTTVGLFLAESWGFLPPPLASPVVIYFGDQILMYLLSAALVVFVLRAYQNRLRELRQASSDLEHRTLALQERKAELHRAQAVAKVGSWVYDIAQETMSLSAEACRIFGLAEGSSVSLATYLSQVHPADRNELEHAWQRALQGDAIDHTHRILVGKTVRWVRQKAESGFAPDGLKRRAVGITQDITELKEAQAALQESEERYRTMIEWTPESILVHRMGKILYANPAAIKLFGAPDAASLLRKSTSELIHPDDLKSQTERMKSISNHVPITPMVAARFLKLDGRVIDVEVQGTAIIYDGEPAIHVCIRDISTRKQMEDQIRQLAFFDHLTLLPNRRLLTDRLSQAVAASKRSSCFAALLFLDLDNFKPLNDQHGHAVGDLLLMEAAARLMNCVRGVDTVARFGGDEFVVLLTELDARHAESTEQAAIVAEKIRTSLSIPYQLTVKTKEQVATRIEHHCTISVGAVVFRGPESDPDDVLKWADTAMYQAKQAGRNSIRFYASTEQATGHRS; encoded by the coding sequence GTGTTGGCAAGGGAGGAAAAAATCAAAAATACCGATGAGCCACTGGCACGTCTTGACGGCGGTGCGGACCCGCTGATTGCCGGGGCGCCGTCGCTGACGCTGGCGAGGTATGCAGTCGCGGCGGTGCTGATCGGCGCGGTGGCTTCCATGATGGCGCTGGGTGTCCTGCTGCCAGAGGCGAGTGTGCGTACGGTCGGGCCGCTACTGCTGTTCCTGATTGCGGCCCTGGCTTGGTATCCTCTCTCTCGCGGCAAGATTAAAACCGCTGTCTGTGTGCTGACCTTCGGCGTCTGGGCCGTGATGACAGGAATCGCTGTCTTTGCCGGGGGTGTGCGGGCACCCGTGGTCATCATCTATCCCGTGCTCATTTTGATGTCGGGTTGGCTGCTCAACGCACGCGTAGCGATGCTGCTGACCGCCATGACCGTGCTGACAACTGTTGGTTTATTCCTGGCCGAATCCTGGGGTTTTCTGCCACCGCCGCTGGCCTCACCCGTTGTGATTTACTTCGGTGATCAAATTTTGATGTATCTCCTGTCGGCGGCGCTGGTGGTTTTTGTCTTGCGCGCCTACCAAAATCGCTTGCGCGAACTGCGCCAAGCCAGCAGCGATCTTGAGCATCGCACGCTTGCCCTGCAGGAGAGAAAAGCGGAACTGCACCGCGCGCAAGCGGTCGCCAAGGTAGGAAGCTGGGTTTATGACATCGCGCAGGAAACAATGAGTCTGTCGGCCGAGGCCTGCCGCATCTTCGGGCTGGCCGAGGGCAGCAGCGTCAGTCTGGCCACCTACCTGTCGCAGGTTCATCCGGCTGACCGGAACGAGCTGGAGCACGCCTGGCAACGCGCATTGCAAGGTGATGCCATTGACCACACACACCGCATCCTGGTCGGCAAAACGGTGCGCTGGGTTCGCCAAAAGGCCGAATCAGGATTTGCCCCCGATGGGCTGAAGCGACGCGCCGTGGGCATTACGCAAGACATCACCGAGCTTAAAGAGGCGCAGGCGGCGCTGCAGGAAAGCGAGGAGCGCTACCGCACCATGATCGAATGGACGCCCGAATCGATCCTGGTGCACCGGATGGGAAAAATTCTTTATGCCAACCCGGCCGCGATCAAGCTGTTTGGCGCACCGGATGCCGCCAGCTTGTTGCGCAAATCAACGTCCGAGCTGATTCACCCGGACGATTTGAAATCGCAGACCGAGCGCATGAAGAGCATCAGTAACCATGTGCCCATCACACCCATGGTGGCGGCCCGGTTTCTCAAGCTCGATGGCCGTGTGATTGATGTTGAGGTGCAGGGCACCGCCATCATCTACGACGGCGAGCCCGCGATTCACGTTTGTATCCGCGACATCAGCACGCGCAAGCAGATGGAGGATCAAATTCGTCAATTGGCTTTTTTTGACCACCTGACCCTGCTGCCCAACCGGCGTCTGCTCACCGACCGTTTGAGCCAGGCGGTGGCCGCCAGCAAGCGCAGCAGCTGCTTTGCGGCCTTGCTGTTTCTGGATCTGGATAACTTCAAGCCGCTCAATGACCAGCATGGGCATGCGGTGGGTGATTTGCTCTTGATGGAGGCGGCCGCACGGCTGATGAATTGCGTGCGGGGGGTGGATACGGTGGCGCGCTTTGGCGGTGACGAATTTGTGGTGCTGCTCACTGAACTGGATGCGAGGCACGCTGAGTCAACGGAGCAGGCCGCGATCGTGGCGGAAAAAATCCGTACCAGCCTCTCAATACCCTATCAATTGACAGTCAAGACCAAAGAGCAAGTTGCCACACGAATCGAACACCACTGCACCATCAGTGTGGGCGCGGTGGTTTTCCGGGGGCCAGAGAGCGACCCGGACGACGTGCTCAAGTGGGCCGATACCGCCATGTACCAGGCCAAGCAGGCAGGCCGAAACTCGATCCGGTTTTATGCCAGTACCGAACAAGCGACTGGCCACCGGTCTTAG